The sequence CTCCCGATAGCCCAGTTCACCGACACCGGAAACGTCCGGTCCAGCCGATCGCCCCAACACCAGTCCGCGGACGCCCTCGAACCAACCGGCGAGCCGCAGTTGCCAGAGCGAACGCACGACCTCGACGGGGGCCAGTCCGCAATTTTCCAGGAACACGATCACGCCGTCCTGCCGGTGGCGCTCCAGAAAGGCTGGCACATGGCCGTAGGGGGTGCCCGCGAGATGCACCACGGTATCGAGGCAGCCGCCGATCAAGCGCCCGGAAAACCGGCACGGCGTTTGGTCGCCGAGACGTTTCCACTCAACCGGCTCGGTGAGGTTGAACTTCGCGTCCATCTGCGCCTCGTAGGGAATGTAATCGACTTGATAGCGCTCGAAGCTCCGCTGGCTGAACCTCGCTCCGGCTTCGCTGCCCAGCATCTCGAACGCCGTCTCCCAAACGCTGGCCACTTGATCGCGCACCAGATCCATCAGGCCGGGACCGTGGGCCGTGGCGATGCCGGTGGTCGCCGTGATGGCGAGAAGCAGCGTCGAGATGTCCGAATAGCCCATCACCCATTTCGGAGTCGCCGCCAATGAAGTGAAATCCAAATGGGGTAGCATCCCGATCAGCAACTCTCCACCCCACGGCGGGATGATCGCGCCGACCTGAGGATCATTCCAGAGAGCGGTGAAATCGGCGGCCCGCTGCTGCGGAGTGCCGCTGACGTGCTGGTGATCGGCGCGCAGGCACTTTCCCTCGATCACGCCGTAGCCCGCGGCGCGGAGCTGGCCTTCGATCAGCTCCAGCCGCTGGAGATGGGATTCCACCACCACTCCGCTGGAAGGCGCAGTGATGCCGATCGCGTGGCCTGTGCGAAGCGGTTTCGGAAAGTGGATGGTGGAGTCCATGGTGCGGGAGAGCGGAGGAAAAGACGCCGCTTGGCTTCCCTTTCGATCCGGATGGGAGCAGCCTAACGGCCATGCGCGCCGTCGTCCAACGTGTCCTCGAAGCCTCCGTCCGCGTGGACGGCCACCTGGTGTCCCATTGCGGTCCCGGCCTGCTGGTGCTGCTGGGCATTGAGGACGGCGATGGCGAGGAGGATGCCGCGTGGCTGGCGGCGAAGATCACGGCGATGCGGATTTTCGGCGATGACGAGGGCAAGATGAACCGCTCGGTGATCGATTGCTCGGGCAACGTGATCGTCGTCAGCCAGTTCACGCTCCACGCCTCGACGAAGAAGGGCAACCGCCCGTCCTTCATCCGCGCGGCGCGGCCGGAGGTTTCCGAACCGCTTTACGAACGGTTCTGCGCGATGATGGAAGGCCACCTCGGCAAGCCGGTGGGACGTGGGATCTTCGGTGCGGACATGAAGGTGGCCTTGGTCAACGACGGGCCGGTCACCATCGTGATGGACAGCCGGGCGAAGGAATAATTCGGTCAAAATCGGGTCAAATCACAGATTTTCCCGCACAACTGCAAGAATCGGCAGCCCGCGTTCGGTATTTCCGGAAGCTTCCGGAGAGTCTGTTTCGTTTGTTGTGTTCTCCGGAGGCCCATTTTCTCCGGCCATGATTTCCCGCTACCATTCCCTCTTCGGCATCGCCCTTGCCCCGTCCATCTGCCAAGTGGCGACGGCGCAGGAATCCCCGCTCCAACTCCAGAAAGGCGATCACATCGCCATCGTCGGCAGCGGTCTGGCGGATCGCCAACAACACCAGGCCTGGCTGGAGGCCCTGATCCAGCGCGCTTACCCGGATCTGGATCTCACGATCCGGAACCTCGGTTTCAGCGGAGACGAGATCAACGTGCATCCGCGCTCCGAGGACGTGCCGCCCACAAGCTATTTCCTTTCCATGAAGAAGGGCGACTTCACGCCGCCCGACAACACCAAGGTGACCTACAAGGCCGGCACCGATTTCGGAGCGGACGTGATCATCGCTTACTGGGGGTTCAATGAGTCCTTCGACGGCGAGACTGGGCTACCGAAGTTTAAGGCGAACCTGGCAGCCTACCTGAAGGCCCAGCTTTCCGCCAACTACAATGGCAAGGGCACCTGCCGCCTGGTGCTGGTCTCGCCGATCGCGCAGGAGCCGCGGCCCGGCACCGACCCGGCGCAGAACAACCGCAACCTGGTGCTCTACACCGGTGCCATGGCGGAGGTGGCGAAGGCCAACAACGTCCCCTTCGTGAACCTTTACGACGCCTCCCGCGAACTCTACGCGAAGGCCAAGTCCCCGCTCACGCTCAACGGCATCCATCTCACCGACGAGGGCGACAAACTGCTCGCCCCGATCCAGTTCAAGGCGCTGTTCGGCCGTGATCCCGGATCGCTGGACGATCCGAAGCTGGCCCGGATCCGCGAGGCGGTGCTCGACAAGAACGAGCAGTGGCACCACCGCTACCGCACCGTGGATCAATACAACATCTACGGTGGTCGCTCGCTGATCTCCTACGAGGGCGTCACCAATGCGAAGATCCTGAACCAGGAAATGGCGCAGCGCGACGTGAAGACCGCCAACCGCGACCAGCGGGTGTGGGCGGTGGCGAAGGGCGGCGACCTGGTGGTGAAGGACGACAACCTGCCGCCGGTGGAAGCCACTCCTCCGAACCGCAAGGAGCCGGTCCCCTACACCGATCCGGAGGAAGCCATCAAGCACCTCAAGCTCCCGGCGGGCTGCAAGGTGGAACTGGTCGCCTCCGAAAAGACCTTCCCCGAACTCGTCAACCCGGTGCAGATGGCCTTCGACACCAAGGGCCGCCTGTGGATCTCCGCTTGGAAGAACTACCCGGAAACCAGTCCGACGACGAAAGACTTCGACAAGCTGCTGGTGATCGACCTCGATCCGAAGACTGGCAAGGCCGCCAAGGTGACCACCTTCGCGGACGGCCTGAACTGCCCGACCGGATTCCAGTTCTACAAGGACGGCGTGCTGGTCATGCAATCGCCGGACCTCTGGTACATCCGCGACACGGACGGCGACGGCAAGGCGGACACGCGGGAGCGCGTGCTCACCGGCCTCGATGCCGCGGACTCCCACCATGAGACGAACTCGATGTGCCTTGAGCCGGGAGGAGCCGTTTACCTCAGCGATGGCGTGTTCCACCGCACCAACGTGGAAACGCGCGACGGCGTGGTTCGCAACCAGAACGGCTGCATCTACCGCTACGAACCCGGCACCGGGAAATTCATCCGCCACGCCGCCTACGGATTCGCGAATCCCCACGGCCGCGTGTTCGATTACTGGGGCAACGACCTGATCACCGACGCCACCGGCAATGTGAACTACTTCGGACCGGCGATGAGCGGCTTCCTCAGCGAAGGAGCCCATCCCCAGATGCAGCCGTTCTGGGATCGCCCGTCCCGCCCCTGCCCCGGCACCGCCATCCTGAGCAGCCGCCATTTCCCGGATGACTGGCAGGGCCTGTTCCTGAACACGAACGTGATCAGCATCCAGGGCATCTTCCGCGCGAAGCTCACCGAGGAAGGTTCCGGCATCAAGGGCGAGACCATCGAGAACCTCGTCTCCACCGACATCCAGCAGAACCCCAATTTCCGCCCCTCCGGCATCACCGTGGCACCGGATGGCTCGCTCTACTTCATGGACTGGTCGCAGATGCTCATCGGCCATCTCCAGCACCATCTCCGCGATCCGAACCGCGACCACCAGCACGGCCGCCTCTACCGGATCACCTACGAGGGCCGTCCGCTGCTGGTACCGAAGAAGATCGACGGCCAGCCCGTCGCCGCGCTGCTCGACCTGCTGAAGGAGCCGGAGAACGACGTCCGCCTCCGAGCGAAAATCGAACTCGGCAAACATGACCCGCAGGAAGTCATCGCCGGCGTGAAGCACTGGATCGAAACCCTCGATGAAAAGGACCCGGCCTACGAGCACCACCTGCTGGAAGCCCTGTGGGTCCACCAGTGGCACGACACCGTGGACACCGGCCTGCTCAAACGCATCCTTGCCTCGAAGGAACCCCGTGCCCGCGCCCAAGGCATCCGCGTGCTCGGCTACTGGCGCGACCGTGTGCCGGACGCACTCGCGCTGCTCAAGAAGGCCGCCGCGGACGAAGCCCCGCGCGTGCGGTTGGAAGCGGTGCGTGTCGCCAGTTTCTTCCGTGAATGGGAAGCCGCGGACATCGCCCTCCTCGCGCTCAAGCAGCCGACCGATTACTACCTCGACTACTGCCTGAAGGAAACCATGCGCCAGCTCGCGCCGTGGTGGAAACAAGCGATCATGGATGGCAAGACCGTGGCCGCGGGCAATCCGGAAGGAGCCGAATACATCGTCGGCTCCCTGAACGGAGCCGAACTCGCCAAGCTGCCCAAGTCCCCCTTCACGCTCACCGCGATGCTGACGCGTCCGGAGATCTCCGCCGACCAGCGGAAGACCGCCCTGGCGGATCTCGCGAAGCTGAAGAACCAGCCACCGGTGAAGGTGCTGTTCGAAATCCTCGCTCCGATGGCCAAGACCGGCGGCAAGGCCGCGGATGAGCTGGCCAAGCTGCTCCTTTCCGAATCTCCCGCCGACCTGAAATCGGTGCGGGCAGAGCTGGACGACCTCGCAGGCGCGGGAGCCGAGGAAACGCTGCGCCGTTTCGCGATCGCCGCCCTGATCCAAGTCGATGGTTCGATCGAACCCCGTTGGAATATGGCCGCGAGGTCCTCGACGGATCTGGTGGATTTCCTCGAATCCCTGCAACTGCTGCCCGATGCCACCCTGCGGGCTTCCGCCTTCGACAAGGTGATGCCGCTGCTCGGCACGCTGCCGCCCGCCATCAAAACCTCGCTGGCCACAAACGGTTCCGGTGCGGCGCGCTACGTCCGCATTGAACTGCCGAAGGGCACGCTCACCCTGGCCGAGGTGCAGGTGTTCTCCGGCGACAAGAACATCGCGGGCACCGGCACCGCCACCCAATCGACCACGGCCTTCGGCGGCACCGCCGACAAGGCGATCGACGGCAACACCAACGGCGTGTTCGAGTCCGGCACCCAGACCCACACCGAGGAGAACTCGAAGCGCCCATGGTGGGAACTCGACCTGAAAACCCCGCAGGCGATCTCCGCCATCACGGTCTGGAACCGGACGGGCTATGAGGACCGCCTCGACAAGTTCACCCTCACCGTCCTCGATTCGAAGCACCAACCGCTGTTCCGGAAGGCCTCCATCGCCGCGCCGAAGCCGTCGGTCCGCATCCCGGTGCCGCTGGATCCGGCCGGCTCGATCCGCGAGTCCGCCATCGAAACCCTGGTGGCGATGAAGAAGGAGCCGGGCCTGGTCTTCAACGGCCTCGCCGACATGATCGCCCGCGGCGAGGAGATCCCGCTGGCTTTGAAAGGGATCAGCCGCCTGCCGCACAACGCGTGGTCCGGCGACAAGGCTGCCAAGGTGCTGGACGCGGTGACCGACTGGGCAGGCCATACCGCGGAGGCCGATCGAGCCACACCGGAATTCGTCGCCGCGCTCAAGGTCGCCCGTGACCTCACCGGACTGCTGCCCGCGGCGGAAGCCACGAAAGCCGGTTCACGTCTCGATGGCCTGACCATCCGCACCCTGGTGGTGAAGACGGTGCCGGAGCAACTTCGTTTCGATACCACGAAGCTGGTGGTGGCAGCGGCCAAACCGGTGTCCCTCACCTTCGAGAACCCGGATGCGATGCCGCACAACATCGTGTTCGTGAAACCGGGCACCTTCAAGGAGGTGGCGGAAGCCGTCCAGGCCCAGCCGCCCGGCAAACTCGATTCCCAGGGCCGGGCCTACGTGCCGGACAAGGATCCGCGCATTCTCGCCGCGACCAAGCTGCTCGAAGCCGGAAAGAAAGAGACGATCCAATTCACGGCCCCCGCCGAGGAAGGCACCTACGAGTTCGTCTGCACCTTCCCGGGCCACTGGGCCGTGATGCACGGCCAGTTGATCGTGACGAAGGATGTGGAGGCCTACCTCAAGGCGAACCCGAAGTAAGGAATCTCCAGACAACTCAATCTTCTCTTCAAGCCCGGACGTCTTCCGATGTCCGGGCTTTCCATTGCTCCGATTCCCAGTTGGCTCTGCCCTCTGGAACTATTCCGCCACGGAGTGGCATCCGATTGTAGCCGTCGGTTTCAACCGACGGAAAGGTGATCGTGAATGATGGAGTCGCGGAGCGACGATTGATGTGCCGGACGACATGATTCAGGCCAACATGGTGATGACATCCCGCCCTTTCCATCATCGCTCCGCGACTCCGAATCCATTACGACATCTCCCGTGGGTTGAAACCCACGGCTACGATCATGACGTCGCTCCGCGACTGGAAAATTTCAATGATCAACGGACGCTTGTGACTGGAAGCGTTACTTTTCTTCTTCCTGAGTATGATTCTCCGGTTTGGGCTTGGCGTGGGGATTCGACGTCTTCGCCAATGGCGTGCCGAAGCCGATGTCAGTCCAAAACTCGCCGTCTTCATCGCCGTAGCGATCACGCTCCACGATCATGCGCTCGCGCAGCGTCTTCAGGCGGTCCACCTGCGCGGGGTCGGCGGATAGATCCTTTTCCTCGGTCCGGTCCTCCGTGAGGTGGAAGAGCTGGGTGTGGCGCTCGCCCTTCACATGATACTCGATGAGCTTCCAGCCATCGACCACCACCGCGCGCATCAGGCTGGTGTAGCCGTGGTAGGTGGCATCCCGGCCTTGCGTGGCCTTGCCTTCGAGGATCGGACGGAGCGAACCACCCTCCG comes from Luteolibacter sp. LG18 and encodes:
- the dtd gene encoding D-aminoacyl-tRNA deacylase, translating into MRAVVQRVLEASVRVDGHLVSHCGPGLLVLLGIEDGDGEEDAAWLAAKITAMRIFGDDEGKMNRSVIDCSGNVIVVSQFTLHASTKKGNRPSFIRAARPEVSEPLYERFCAMMEGHLGKPVGRGIFGADMKVALVNDGPVTIVMDSRAKE
- a CDS encoding S66 peptidase family protein, which translates into the protein MDSTIHFPKPLRTGHAIGITAPSSGVVVESHLQRLELIEGQLRAAGYGVIEGKCLRADHQHVSGTPQQRAADFTALWNDPQVGAIIPPWGGELLIGMLPHLDFTSLAATPKWVMGYSDISTLLLAITATTGIATAHGPGLMDLVRDQVASVWETAFEMLGSEAGARFSQRSFERYQVDYIPYEAQMDAKFNLTEPVEWKRLGDQTPCRFSGRLIGGCLDTVVHLAGTPYGHVPAFLERHRQDGVIVFLENCGLAPVEVVRSLWQLRLAGWFEGVRGLVLGRSAGPDVSGVGELGYREAVESVVGDLSVPVLIDADIGHRPPQMVLVNGALARVEWSEGAASVVQRFI
- a CDS encoding GDSL-type esterase/lipase family protein, with protein sequence MISRYHSLFGIALAPSICQVATAQESPLQLQKGDHIAIVGSGLADRQQHQAWLEALIQRAYPDLDLTIRNLGFSGDEINVHPRSEDVPPTSYFLSMKKGDFTPPDNTKVTYKAGTDFGADVIIAYWGFNESFDGETGLPKFKANLAAYLKAQLSANYNGKGTCRLVLVSPIAQEPRPGTDPAQNNRNLVLYTGAMAEVAKANNVPFVNLYDASRELYAKAKSPLTLNGIHLTDEGDKLLAPIQFKALFGRDPGSLDDPKLARIREAVLDKNEQWHHRYRTVDQYNIYGGRSLISYEGVTNAKILNQEMAQRDVKTANRDQRVWAVAKGGDLVVKDDNLPPVEATPPNRKEPVPYTDPEEAIKHLKLPAGCKVELVASEKTFPELVNPVQMAFDTKGRLWISAWKNYPETSPTTKDFDKLLVIDLDPKTGKAAKVTTFADGLNCPTGFQFYKDGVLVMQSPDLWYIRDTDGDGKADTRERVLTGLDAADSHHETNSMCLEPGGAVYLSDGVFHRTNVETRDGVVRNQNGCIYRYEPGTGKFIRHAAYGFANPHGRVFDYWGNDLITDATGNVNYFGPAMSGFLSEGAHPQMQPFWDRPSRPCPGTAILSSRHFPDDWQGLFLNTNVISIQGIFRAKLTEEGSGIKGETIENLVSTDIQQNPNFRPSGITVAPDGSLYFMDWSQMLIGHLQHHLRDPNRDHQHGRLYRITYEGRPLLVPKKIDGQPVAALLDLLKEPENDVRLRAKIELGKHDPQEVIAGVKHWIETLDEKDPAYEHHLLEALWVHQWHDTVDTGLLKRILASKEPRARAQGIRVLGYWRDRVPDALALLKKAAADEAPRVRLEAVRVASFFREWEAADIALLALKQPTDYYLDYCLKETMRQLAPWWKQAIMDGKTVAAGNPEGAEYIVGSLNGAELAKLPKSPFTLTAMLTRPEISADQRKTALADLAKLKNQPPVKVLFEILAPMAKTGGKAADELAKLLLSESPADLKSVRAELDDLAGAGAEETLRRFAIAALIQVDGSIEPRWNMAARSSTDLVDFLESLQLLPDATLRASAFDKVMPLLGTLPPAIKTSLATNGSGAARYVRIELPKGTLTLAEVQVFSGDKNIAGTGTATQSTTAFGGTADKAIDGNTNGVFESGTQTHTEENSKRPWWELDLKTPQAISAITVWNRTGYEDRLDKFTLTVLDSKHQPLFRKASIAAPKPSVRIPVPLDPAGSIRESAIETLVAMKKEPGLVFNGLADMIARGEEIPLALKGISRLPHNAWSGDKAAKVLDAVTDWAGHTAEADRATPEFVAALKVARDLTGLLPAAEATKAGSRLDGLTIRTLVVKTVPEQLRFDTTKLVVAAAKPVSLTFENPDAMPHNIVFVKPGTFKEVAEAVQAQPPGKLDSQGRAYVPDKDPRILAATKLLEAGKKETIQFTAPAEEGTYEFVCTFPGHWAVMHGQLIVTKDVEAYLKANPK